A genomic segment from Nitrospirota bacterium encodes:
- a CDS encoding Lrp/AsnC family transcriptional regulator, protein MEKNLTKLGKDPHSLDEIDIGILALLQENCKLPLARIGRKVGLSAPSVIDRIKRMEEEGLIQGYHARLDARKLGKDVTGFVGVSIAHPRQIDPFVTAVRSMREILECHHVTGGYTLLLKVKLENTTALEDLIRRIRSQAGVERTETMIALSTPTERVQIDLGSASENGHNGGKRRRKP, encoded by the coding sequence ATGGAAAAAAACCTTACAAAATTAGGCAAAGATCCCCATTCGCTTGACGAGATAGACATCGGGATCCTCGCCCTCCTTCAGGAGAACTGCAAACTCCCGCTCGCCCGGATCGGCCGGAAGGTCGGTCTCAGCGCGCCGTCGGTCATCGATCGGATCAAGAGGATGGAGGAGGAAGGGCTCATCCAAGGCTACCATGCGCGTCTGGATGCCCGAAAGCTGGGGAAGGACGTCACCGGCTTTGTGGGCGTGTCGATCGCCCACCCGAGGCAGATCGACCCTTTCGTAACCGCCGTCCGGTCCATGCGGGAGATTCTGGAGTGCCACCACGTCACCGGCGGGTATACGCTTCTGCTCAAGGTGAAGCTGGAAAACACGACCGCCTTGGAGGACCTCATCCGCAGAATCCGTTCGCAGGCGGGCGTTGAACGTACCGAAACCATGATCGCCCTGTCCACCCCCACCGAACGAGTCCAGATCGATCTGGGGTCCGCGTCTGAAAACGGCCACAACGGTGGCAAGCGCCGGAGAAAACCATGA
- a CDS encoding HD domain-containing protein encodes MSSTGRDESRVAARERERIDSLVRTAREELMRFVDRLRNGRDTEEHRLFSILTEMASDLALHPDGWLKSVFHPNEGEYRSHFLYDHSINVAILSLSLGREMSVEGKDLLILGAGGLLHDVGMFDLPEDLLKVGRKFTEEERKVVQTHPERGARLLQDSRLKKAFSRLSLQEQEREDGSGYPHRLRGEEIEHLAKIVGFCDSVESVTHFRPHRAPQSFFDGFSLLLGQSRDQFPRHLWLAALRRITPYPPGSLVKLSSGKLARVHKPNPETPMKPVVEILEHENGAGTEQLLDLRRYPMITIGEALA; translated from the coding sequence ATGAGCAGCACGGGTCGTGATGAATCAAGGGTGGCCGCCCGCGAACGGGAACGCATTGATTCGCTGGTGCGCACCGCGCGCGAGGAATTGATGCGTTTTGTCGATCGCCTGCGAAACGGGCGGGACACCGAGGAGCACCGTTTGTTCTCCATCCTGACCGAAATGGCTTCCGACCTTGCCCTTCATCCCGACGGATGGCTGAAATCCGTCTTCCATCCCAACGAAGGCGAGTATCGATCCCACTTCCTTTATGACCACTCCATCAACGTGGCCATTCTGAGCCTCTCCTTGGGCCGGGAGATGTCCGTGGAGGGCAAGGATCTTCTCATCCTCGGCGCTGGCGGACTCCTGCACGACGTCGGCATGTTCGATCTTCCGGAGGATCTCCTCAAGGTGGGAAGGAAGTTCACCGAGGAGGAGCGCAAGGTGGTTCAGACACATCCGGAGCGAGGCGCCCGGCTCCTCCAAGACTCCCGGCTCAAGAAAGCTTTCTCCAGGCTGTCGCTTCAGGAACAGGAACGCGAGGACGGGAGCGGCTACCCGCATCGCTTGAGGGGAGAGGAGATTGAGCACCTGGCCAAGATCGTGGGCTTTTGCGATTCGGTCGAGAGTGTCACCCACTTCCGGCCCCACCGCGCGCCTCAATCATTCTTCGACGGATTTTCACTTCTCCTCGGACAGTCTCGGGATCAATTCCCGCGCCATCTTTGGCTGGCCGCCCTCCGGCGCATCACCCCCTATCCACCCGGTTCCCTGGTGAAGCTCTCCAGCGGAAAACTGGCGCGGGTGCACAAGCCCAATCCCGAGACTCCCATGAAACCCGTGGTGGAGATCCTTGAGCATGAGAACGGAGCGGGCACCGAACAGCTCCTGGACCTTCGCCGATATCCCATGATCACCATCGGAGAGGCGCTCGCCTAA
- a CDS encoding polysaccharide biosynthesis tyrosine autokinase gives MPESRPSAQGSAGPKPSILDISRVILKRKWIILLCLSVSIVLSVVFTRTRGTSYRTQASVEIQQVSYAAPGGTSFAWTDLSTEVHVVNSLPVVIQVARKLGRIPADLKHEEILQNDQYFPIVKSIQGMIRPRQRQRTSIVDIEVTSSNAKESRDIANLTAEAYKWYRGLNSREQSATAQEAARKQRMRLEAALEADERALGEFKISHRLLEVESSLKLHLSKLIELEEIQEDLENQKSALGETLQALQAPYLERQPSLPSLDIPNAPPNYEQLRQNFIRVLSEKQEKTSELTPQHPVILELDSRLKSLRLDLIRTIEQLELQILRRENDIAMQKNRIEAAKTSYLEDEIQLVRLQRKVEHDQEMLDEMQKAWQTAEFESRNRDDFVRVIEYALLPAHPDKSQFGLAPVIPILLMGLIVGLGLAFLREAFDFSLENVSEIEALVKLPVFSVIPHFDLRESGNGRSSPSSDPAGSKIPPDTAMVAHYYPKHPTSEAFRILRMGMRRGRSDRQVFLVTSATPQEGKSFVTSNLAIAFAQSNYSTLLIEANTRRPTLHKIFPLRLDRGLTSITTDGVGYKEVVRSIYDLILDGLDPKSVQRFPGLENLKILPAGPAPVHPSETIEQLMNRHFLEEVKKDFEVVIIDCPPILPVADAAVIGPHVDGVVLVYRVGRTPRDMLLRAVDTMKGVGANLIGMVLNDIDYQGPYLYPRYLYRYQRKGYTPEADARPRPTLRGRKWPWRRAAPPSPTPPQTTGGVPPLNFLE, from the coding sequence ATGCCCGAGAGCCGTCCGTCGGCCCAAGGATCTGCCGGGCCGAAGCCTTCGATCCTCGACATCTCGCGGGTCATCCTCAAGAGAAAGTGGATCATCCTCCTATGTTTGTCCGTCTCCATCGTGCTGTCGGTCGTGTTCACGCGGACCCGGGGGACGTCTTACCGCACCCAGGCGAGTGTCGAAATTCAGCAGGTCTCCTACGCCGCCCCTGGGGGCACAAGCTTCGCGTGGACGGACCTGAGCACGGAAGTGCATGTGGTCAACAGCCTCCCGGTGGTCATCCAAGTGGCCCGGAAGCTCGGCCGCATTCCGGCGGACCTCAAGCACGAGGAGATCCTCCAGAACGACCAGTACTTTCCCATCGTCAAATCCATCCAGGGGATGATCCGCCCTCGGCAACGACAGAGAACCTCCATCGTCGATATCGAGGTCACGTCGTCGAATGCGAAGGAGTCGCGCGACATCGCCAACCTCACGGCCGAGGCCTACAAATGGTACCGAGGGCTCAACAGCCGGGAGCAGTCCGCCACCGCCCAGGAAGCGGCCCGAAAGCAGAGGATGCGGCTGGAAGCCGCGTTGGAAGCGGACGAGCGCGCGCTCGGGGAGTTCAAGATCTCGCACCGACTCCTGGAGGTCGAATCCTCGTTGAAGCTCCACCTTTCCAAGCTGATCGAACTTGAGGAGATACAGGAGGACCTCGAGAATCAGAAATCGGCTTTGGGGGAAACCCTGCAGGCGCTACAGGCACCGTACCTGGAGCGCCAGCCCAGCCTGCCTTCGCTCGACATCCCCAACGCGCCGCCCAACTATGAGCAGCTCCGGCAGAATTTCATCCGCGTTCTTTCGGAAAAACAGGAGAAGACGTCCGAACTGACCCCGCAACATCCTGTCATCCTGGAATTGGATTCCCGGCTCAAGAGCCTGCGATTGGATCTCATACGAACGATCGAACAACTCGAATTGCAAATCCTCCGCCGGGAAAACGACATCGCCATGCAAAAGAACCGGATTGAAGCGGCCAAAACAAGCTACCTGGAGGATGAGATCCAGCTCGTACGGCTCCAGCGGAAAGTCGAGCACGACCAGGAGATGCTGGATGAGATGCAGAAGGCGTGGCAAACCGCCGAATTCGAATCGCGAAATCGGGATGACTTCGTCCGGGTCATCGAATACGCGCTCCTGCCCGCGCATCCGGACAAATCCCAGTTCGGCCTGGCCCCGGTTATTCCCATCCTGCTCATGGGCCTCATCGTGGGATTGGGACTGGCGTTCCTCCGGGAAGCTTTCGATTTTTCTCTGGAGAACGTTTCCGAAATCGAGGCCTTGGTGAAACTTCCGGTCTTTTCCGTCATCCCCCATTTCGATCTCCGCGAAAGCGGGAACGGCCGCTCCTCCCCGTCGTCCGATCCAGCGGGTTCCAAGATCCCGCCCGACACCGCCATGGTGGCCCACTACTACCCCAAGCACCCTACCAGCGAGGCTTTCCGAATCCTGCGGATGGGGATGCGAAGGGGGCGGAGCGACCGCCAGGTGTTCCTGGTCACGAGCGCCACGCCGCAGGAAGGCAAGTCGTTTGTCACCTCCAATCTCGCGATTGCGTTTGCCCAATCGAACTATTCCACGCTGCTCATCGAAGCGAATACCCGGCGTCCCACCCTGCACAAGATTTTCCCGCTCCGGCTCGATCGAGGCCTGACCAGCATCACCACCGACGGCGTCGGTTACAAAGAGGTGGTCCGTTCGATCTACGACTTGATCCTCGACGGGCTGGATCCCAAGTCGGTTCAAAGGTTTCCAGGATTGGAGAACTTGAAAATTCTTCCGGCCGGTCCAGCACCGGTTCATCCCTCCGAGACGATCGAGCAGCTCATGAACCGGCATTTCCTGGAGGAGGTGAAGAAAGATTTCGAGGTGGTCATCATCGACTGCCCTCCCATCCTTCCGGTGGCGGACGCCGCCGTGATCGGGCCCCACGTGGACGGCGTCGTCCTGGTCTACCGGGTCGGGCGTACGCCCAGGGACATGCTCCTTCGCGCCGTCGATACGATGAAAGGCGTAGGAGCGAATCTGATCGGGATGGTCTTGAACGACATCGACTACCAAGGCCCCTATCTCTATCCTCGCTATCTTTACCGCTATCAGCGCAAGGGCTACACCCCCGAGGCCGATGCCCGCCCGCGGCCGACGCTCCGAGGACGGAAGTGGCCGTGGCGTCGCGCTGCACCTCCCTCGCCAACCCCGCCCCAGACCACAGGCGGCGTACCACCCCTCAACTTTCTCGAGTAA